From the genome of Streptomyces ficellus:
GCGCGGCTGGCTCGGGCCGGGCGCGGAGGCCAACGCCCACGCGGAGGGTGCCGTCAGCCCGCCGGACCTGAAGGAGTCGCTGTCCTTCGCCTCCCACGAGCCGACCGGCGACCCGGCGGTGGACGCCGAGTGGTTCCTGCCCAACACCTGGCCGGCCGAGGTACCGGGGCTGAGACCACTGGTGGAGGAGTACCTGGCGCGGATGCGGGAGCTGTCCGACCGGCTGCTGGGCCTGCTGGGCGAGGCGCTCGGCGAGGGCGAGGACTTCTTCACCCGGCACACCGGCCACCCCACCTGGGGCTTCAACATCAACTGGTACCCGGGGCGGGACGTGGTGGGAGAGCCGGAGCCGGGCCAGTTCCGGATCGGGCCGCACACCGACTTCGGGACGGTGACCGTGCTGGACCGGCAGGCGGGCCGGGGCGGGCTCCAGGTCTTCACGGACGACGCGGGCTGGCAGGACGCCCCGTACGACCCGGACGCGTTCACCGTCAACATCGGTGACCTGATGGCCTTCTGGACGGGCGGGCGCTGGCGCTCGGGCCGCCACCGGGTGCTGCCGCCGCCCGCCGACGTACCCGCCGAGGAACTGATGTCGCTGGTGTACTTCTACGAGTGCGACCCCGGCACGGACGTCCGGGGCACCGACTCGCACACCTACCTGCGCGCGCAGCTCGACGCGATCACGACTGCATGACGGTTCGCCCGACCCCGCACACGGCCAACGGTTCGAAAGTAACCTTGACTTGACGCTGAGTCACGGGGGGTGGCGGTGGACAGGGAGCTGTACGGCCGCGAGGCGGTCCTGGACGACACCGGGCTGGCCGCGCGGCTGACCGGCCTCACCCCGTACGGCTTCGCCGCCGCCGCGTACGAGCACGGCGACGACCCGCCCGTCACCGTCTTCACCGGCGGACGCGGCATGGGCAAGACCGCGCTGCTGAAGCAGATCCGCAACGCCTACCGGGGCGGCACCCCGCTCGCGCTGCTGGACTGCGCCCACATCGAGCCGCCGCTCGACCACGGGCCCGGCTGGAACCCGCTGACGGGCGCCCTCGCCGAGCTGGCCGTACAGCTGTCGCCGAAGGTCCACTCGGCGAAGCCGGTGGAGTTCCCCCGCCTCGCCCTGGGCCTCGCGGCGGTCGCCGTCACCGGCTGGTCGCAGGAGGACGACGACCGGGCGCGGCGCGACCTCCAGCGCCTCGGGCCGGTCCTGGCGACCGTCGACGAGACCAAGGGCGCGGCCGGTACGTGGGTCTCCAAGGTGCTGGCCAAACTCGCCGCCACGGCCGCCGAGTCGACGGCGCCGCTCGCCGGGGTGCTGGCCGAGGCGACGGTGGAGACGGTCCTGGAGGAGGTGTTCGGCCGCTACCAGCGCAAGTCCAAGGCCTGGTACGGCGCCTACCGCAACGCGGGCGGGCGCGGCGAGCTGGGGCTGCACCAGCTGGCGGTCGACTTCGAGCAGGGCGGGCGGCGCCGGGAGGAGGCCGAGGGGTTCCTCGTCGGCGCGCTCGTGGAGGACGTCCGCCGCGCGTACACGGGCCTCACCCGGCGCGGCACCCGGCGCGGCCGCCCCCTGGTCCTGCTGGACAACGCCCACCTCCCGCTGGGCCGCCGCCTGGTCGAACCCGTCCTGCGGGACCGCAGCGCCGGGCACCGCGACCAGCTGGTGATCGTCGCCTCGTCCCGGGACCGCGACCACGAGGGGCTGAGCCGGGCGACCCGGGCGCGGCTGCCGGAGGTCGCCCACCGGGCGCCCTGCCCCCGGGGCCCGGACATCACGTCGGGCATCCTCGCCGTGGAGCTCACCCCGCTGGGCGCGGCGCACACCCGGGCCGTGTTCGACCGGCACGACCCGGCCGGGCGCACCCCGGCCGGCCTGTCCCGGGCGGTGCACCGGCTGACCGGGGGCCGGCCGCTGGCGGTGGCGCTGCTCGGGCGGGCGGCGGGCGGGGTGCCGGCGGAGCGGCGCGGGGCGCTCACCCCGGGCGCGCTGCTGGACCTGACGGTGGAGCTGCGCGAGGACGCCCCCGCCGTGCCGGTCGCCGCGACCCTGCTGGGCGAGCTGCTGCCGCCGGGGCTGCGCCCCGACGTGGCCGCCGTGCTGGCCGCCGCCCACGACGAGGGGTCGGCCCGGGTGCTGGCCCGCACCCGGCTGCGCGGCGCGTCGCTGGAGGGCGACATGGCGCTGCTGGTGCGGGACGCGCTGCGGGCGGACGGCTGGCCCGAGGGCGACGGGCACTTCGTCGCCGACCCGCTGCTGCGGGCCCTGCTGCTGCACCGGCTGCGGTTCCACGACGGCGACGCGCCCGCGTACGCCGCGTGGCGCGCGGTCCACGAGACGCTGCACCGCCACCACGGGCCCACCCCCGACGCGGCGCCCCACCGGCTCCGGCAGGAACTGGCGCTCGGCCGGACCGAGGGGGCGGTGACCGAGCTGCGGCGGGCGTTCCCCGGCCCGGACGTCCTCGGCTGGCTGGGGCGGCTGCGGATGATCGCCTCCGCCCCGTACCCCCGCGAACACCGGAGCACCGGGCCCGACCCGCGCCGCGCGGTGGCGCTCGGCGAGGACCCGGGCGGCCCGCTGCCGGACGGCCTGGACGGGGACGCGGCGGCCCTGCACCTGTGCCTGCGGCGGCTGCTGCACGCGGTGTGGCTGCTGACCGACCACCTCGCCCTGCCCGACGACGACGTGGACGACATGCTGGTGCACGAGCTGCGCCAGCTCTCCGGCCGGCACCTGACCGGCACCAGCCCGCTGTGGGACGCGGCCACCCACTGGCCGAAGGACATCCGTGCCTGGCGGGGGCTCACCGTCCCGCCGGGCCGGGAGGACGGAGTCTGACGTGCCCCATCCCCTGCGCTACCGGGTCTTCTACACCACCCGGCAGAAGATCGTCACCAGCGCGCTGGTGCTGGCGCTGCTGGCCGCCGGCACGGTGTACGCCGTCGGCCGGCTGACCACCCCGGAGGACCGCTCCTGCGCGCCGGGGGTGGCCCGCCCGGCGGGCAGCGCCGAGTGCGTCGGGGTCTCCGGCGACGGCCACGACTTCGGGGTCCCGGCCCTGCGGGACGTCGCCCGGGCCATCGACGAGGAGAACGACCGGCTGGAGCCCGGCCAGTACGCCACGGTGGCGCTGCTGCTGCCGCTGACGTCCACCAGCCCCTCGATGCGGACCAAGATCCTGCACGAGGTGCAGGGCGCGTTCGCCCAGCAGTACGAGGCCAACAACCGGTCCAACAACCAGGTGCCCAGGATCCGGCTGGTCCTCGCCAACACCGGCGACGGCAACGCCCACTGGCGCCCCACCGTGGACGCCCTGAAGGGCATGACCGGTGCGCCGCACCACCTGCGCGCCGTGTCGGGCATAGCGACCAGCAGCGCCCCCGTGCGGCAGGCGGTGACCGAGCTGACCGGTGCGGGCGTCGCGGTCGTCGGCACCACCATCACCGCCGACGACCTCACCAACGGCCCCGGCCGGAAGCCGTTCCCGGGCCTCGCCCGGGTCTCCCCCACCAACAGCGACGAGGCGGACGCCCTCGCGCACTTCGGGCGGGTGGACGCGGCGAAGGCGATCCTGGTCCACGACGCCCGCGACGGCGACCACTACACGGACACCCTGAAGGGCGCCTTCTCGAAGCTCCTGGCGAAGTCCCCGTACCAGCCGCAGCTGTTCACCTCGCCGAAGAACCCGAACGACGAGGGCACCACCGCGAACACCTTCCAGCAGATCGCCCACCTGCTGTGCACCACGCGCGCGGACACCGTGTACTTCGCCGGACGCCACACCCAGCTGCGGCAGTTCATCAACGCGCTGGGGGCACGCGGCTGCACCCACCGGGCGTTCACCGTGCTGACCGGCGACGAGGGCTCCTACCTCGGCGCCGACCCCGAACTTGACCGCGACGCGCTGGGCGCCGGGCTGACCGTCCGGTACGCGGCGCTGGCCCACCCCGACGCCTGGCAGCCGTCCCCGGGCCGGAAGCTCCCGGCGACGGGCGGCTCGGCGCAGGCGTACGAACGGTTCCGCGCCGTCCTGGCGGCGGTGTCGGGCCCGGAGGCGGGGCCGGTCGGGGCGATCGAGCTCTCCGACGGCCAGGCGATCGTCGCGTACGACGCCATGGCGGTCGCCGTGCTGGCGATCCGGCGGGCCACCGTACGGGGTGAGCGGCTGCCTGCCCTGGAGGACGTGGGCCTCCAATGGCCCCAGATGACCGGCGACCTGCGGGTGCGGGGCGCGGGCGGCTGGATCTGCCTGGACAACCACGGCAACCCGTACAACAAGGCGGTGCCGGTGGTGGAGCTGACCCGCGACAAGCCCCGCTTCGTCCAGATCGCCTGGCCGGAGGGCAAGCCCCCGACCGGCGAGTGCATGCCCCCGCGCACGCCCTAGGGAGGGAGCGCGGTGGGCCGTGCGCGTTACGACGCGTCGAAGTCCCGGGCCTCGTACTGGTCACGCAGTTCCTGCCAGCGTGCCCGGGACCAGGACGGCCAGTCGGCCAGGTGGCCGTCGAGGGAGTCGGCGAGGTACAGGAAGTGGTCGTGCCAGCCGGCCAGGCAGTCGAGCCGGAAGTCCTCCGTGCCCCGGAACTCGTTGGTGAACCGCAGCACGGTCGCCCTCGGTCCGCCGCCCGGCTCCAGGTGGAACCGCGCCCGGCCGTGCGTCTGGAGCGTGTACTCGACGACCCGCTCCAGGTCCCAGGCGGTGACGGTGCCGCTCACCAGGGTCGTCGGCGCGGTGTTGAGCCAGCGCAGGACGACCTCGCCGCCCAGCCGGTTCTGCAGGACCTCCGCCTCGGCGAGCCACCCCCGCAGCCCGCCGGGGGTGGTCAGGGCGAGCCAGACGCGTTCCTCCGGGTGGGGCAGGGGCACCACGAACCGCAGGACGTGGCTGCCGTCGTGGCTCTCGCTGGTACCGGGCGGGATCTGATCGGCCATGCCTCCAGCGTCCCGCGCTCCCGGGGCCCGCGCTACCTCACACGCCCGCGTACGAGTGGAGGCTGTTCACGAACATGTTCACGCCGTAGTAGTTGAAGAGCCAGCACGCGAACGCGATCAGCGCGACGTACGCGGCCTTGCGGCCCTTCCAGCCGGCCGTCGCCCGGGCGTGCAGGTAGGCGGCGTAGGCCACCCACGTGATGAACGACCAGACCTCCTTGGCGTCCCAGCCCCAGTAGCGGCCCCACGCGTCACCGGCCCAGATGGCGCCCGCGATGATCGTGAACGTCCACAGCGGGAAGACCGCCGCGTTGACCCGGTAGGCGAACTTGTCCAGGCTCGCGGCCGCCGGCAGCCGCTCCAGGACCGAGCGGGCGAAGGCGCTCGGCGTGCCACCGTTCGCGATCTTGTTCTCGTAGGTGTCGCGGAACAGGTACAGCAGCGTGCCGACCGCGCCCAGGTAGAACACCGCGCCGCAGAAGATCGCGGTCGAGACGTGGATCCACAGCCAGTACGAGTGCAGGGCGGGGACGAGCTGGTCGCTCTCCGTGTACAGCCAGGTCACGGCCACGCCCAGGTCCAGCAGGACGGTGGTGACCAGCGGCAGACCCATCCAGCGGACGTTCTTCCGCGCCACCAGGAAGCCCAGGTACGCGCCGACCACCACGGTGGAGAAGGTGATCGAGAACTCGTACATGTTGCCCCAGGGGGCGCGCTGCACGGACAGGGCGCGGGTGACGACCCCGGCGGCCTGGACGAGGAAGGCGAGGGTGGTCAGCGACACGGCGATGCGCCCGTACAGGTCGCCCTTCTCGTCGCCGCCGGCCGCGCCGGGCCCGTCCGGTACGTCACGGGCGCCGGTGGCGGAGCGGGTGACCACCTTCGGCTTGTCGAGGACGGCGGTGCCCCCGCCCTGCCGGCCGGCGTGCGCCTCGGCCCGCGCCCGTGCGGTGGCGGGCGTCAGGGCCGCCGCCGTACGGCCGACCTTGCTGCGGCTGCCGAGGACCCACTCGGCGATGTGCGCGAGGAAGGCCAGGATGTAGACCGCCATGGCGGAGTAGACGAGCACGTTGCTCATCTCCGCCAGGCTCTCGTTGGTCGCGGCGGCGAGATTCACTTCTCAGCCCCTTCGTCGGCTGGTGCGGGTTCGTCGCCCGGCTCGGGTTCGTCGCCCGGCTCGGGTTCACCGGCCGGCTCTGTCGCGGTCGGCTCCGGCGCGGTCGGCGCCCGGTCGTGCAGCGTGGTGGCCAGGTCGGCCAGTTCCTCGGGGAGCTTCGCGGACTCGCTCCGCCCCAGGCCCGCCATCTCGACGACGGTCACGCCGTCGTCCCCGCGTACGGCCCGGACCCACACCCGGCGGCGCTGGACGAACAGCGAGCCGGCCAGTCCGGCGATCGCGGCGATGGCGCCGGCGAGGGCGAGCCCGTTGCCGGGCTGCTGGGAGATCTGGAAGCTGGCCCACTCCTTGATCTCCTTCTCGAAGGTGATCGAGCCCGCTCCCCCCGGCAGCGTCATGGTCTCGCCCGGCAGCAGCGTCTTCTTGAAGATCTCGCCGTTCGCGTCCTTGAACGGCTTCATCTTGCTGGTGTTGAGCTGGTACACGTTCTGCGGCAGGCCGCCGTCGACGCGCAGGTCGCCGTGGTAGGCACTGAGGTTCAGCGCCGGGAAGGCGAGCGCGGGGAACTCGCTGAACATCTGGCCGTGGCCCTTGCCCGCGAACGTCGGGACGAAGAAGGCCGGGAAGCCCAGCTGAACCTTCTTGCCGGTCTTGTCGCGGTAGCCGTCCATCACCTTGACCACACCGGTGGAGGTGATGTTGTTGTCGATCGGCAGCAGCGGCACGGCACCGTGGAAGACCTCCTTGCCGCTGCCGTCCTTGACGGTGACGACCGGCGCGTAGCCGTGGGAGATCAGGTAGACCTTCGAGCCGTCGACCTCCAGCGGCTCGTTGACCCGGATGACGCCGCGCTTCTTCACGCCGTCGGCCCGCGAGTAGGTGACGTCCGCCTCGAAGGTGCGCGGGGTGCCGCGCTGGGGTCCTGAGGACTCGTACGTACCGGTGAACTGGTTCAGCCGGAAACTGAACGGCGCCAGCTCGTCGGTGGAGAACAGGGACCCGGACCTGAAGTCGTCGTACTGGCTGAGCGTGTTGGCGAAGCCGTCGTCCTCGACGATCAGCTTGCCGCCCTCCGACTTGAAGAGCTGGCCGGTGGCGAACGCCACCAGCATCACGATCAGCGCGATGTGGAAGAGGAGGTTGCCGACCTCGCGCAGGTACCCCTTCTCGGCGGCGACCGCGTCCCCCGCCGTGTGCGCGCGGAAGCGGCGGCCGCGCAGCATCCTCAGGGCGGCCTCGCGCACCTCCTCCGGCTCGGCCGCGGTGCGCCAGCTGGTGTACGCGGGCATGCGGGTGAGCCGCTTGGGCGCGGCGGGCGGCCGGTTGCGCAGTTGGCCCGTGAACTGCCAGGTGCGCGGGACGATGCAGCCGATGAGGGAGACGAACAGCAGGATGTAGATCGCGGAGAACCACACCGAGCTGTAGACGTCGAACAGCTGGAGCCGGTCGTAGACCGGCGCCAGGACCTCGTGCTGCTCCTTGAAGGTGCGGACCTTCAGGTCGTCGACGTTGTTCTGCGGGATCAGCGAGCCCGGGATGGCGCCGAGGGACAGCAGGAAGAGCAGGATCAGCGCGACCCGCATGGAGGTCAGCTGCCGCCAGAACCAGCGGATCCAGCCGAGGACGCCGAGCGCGGGCCCGCCGCCCGAGAAGGTCTCCTCCCTGGGGGCGGTGGACAGCTGCGCGCCGGCCTCCGCCTCGTCGCGTGCGGTCGTCTCTGTCTTGCTCATGGAACTAGATCCCCACCTGGAAGCCTGCGGACCACCCTTGCATCTCCTGCACCAGGGCGTCCCACGCACCTGTGAGCAGCAGCAGACCGGTCACGATCATCATGCCGCCGCCGATCCGCATCACCCACGCATAGTGCCGCTTGATCCACGTGAAAGCGCCGAGCGCCTTGCGGAACGCGATCGCGGCGAGCACGAACGGCAGGCCGAGACCGAGGCAGTACGCGAGGGTCAGCAGCGCCCCGCGGCCCGCGCTGGCCTCGTTGGCCGCGAGGGCCTGGACGGAGGCGAGCGTGGGGCCGATGCACGGCGTCCAGCCGATGCCGAACAGCGCGCCGAGCAGCGGCGCTCCGGCGAGCCCCGTCACCGGCCGCTTGTGGAAGCGGAACTCGCGCTGGGTGAACCACGGCATGAGCCCGAGGAAGAAGATCCCCATGAGGACCATGAGGACACCGAGGACGGTGGTGAGCGTCTCGCGGTGGGCCTGGAGGGTCCAGCCGAAGTAGCCGAAGAGGGCGCCGCCGGAGACGAACACGGCGGAGAAGCCGAGGACGAAGAGGGCGGCTCCGGCGGCCATCCGGCCCCGCCGGGCCTCGGCCAGGTCGGTGCCGGTGACCCCGGTCACGTACGAGAGGTAGCCGGGGACGAGCGGCAGGACGCAGGGGCTGAAGAACGACACCAGCCCGCCGAGCACCGCGATGGGCAGGGCGAGCAGGAGGGCCCCGCTGGAGACCGTCTCGTTGTACATCGGCTA
Proteins encoded in this window:
- the ccsB gene encoding c-type cytochrome biogenesis protein CcsB, which encodes MNLAAATNESLAEMSNVLVYSAMAVYILAFLAHIAEWVLGSRSKVGRTAAALTPATARARAEAHAGRQGGGTAVLDKPKVVTRSATGARDVPDGPGAAGGDEKGDLYGRIAVSLTTLAFLVQAAGVVTRALSVQRAPWGNMYEFSITFSTVVVGAYLGFLVARKNVRWMGLPLVTTVLLDLGVAVTWLYTESDQLVPALHSYWLWIHVSTAIFCGAVFYLGAVGTLLYLFRDTYENKIANGGTPSAFARSVLERLPAAASLDKFAYRVNAAVFPLWTFTIIAGAIWAGDAWGRYWGWDAKEVWSFITWVAYAAYLHARATAGWKGRKAAYVALIAFACWLFNYYGVNMFVNSLHSYAGV
- the resB gene encoding cytochrome c biogenesis protein ResB — encoded protein: MSKTETTARDEAEAGAQLSTAPREETFSGGGPALGVLGWIRWFWRQLTSMRVALILLFLLSLGAIPGSLIPQNNVDDLKVRTFKEQHEVLAPVYDRLQLFDVYSSVWFSAIYILLFVSLIGCIVPRTWQFTGQLRNRPPAAPKRLTRMPAYTSWRTAAEPEEVREAALRMLRGRRFRAHTAGDAVAAEKGYLREVGNLLFHIALIVMLVAFATGQLFKSEGGKLIVEDDGFANTLSQYDDFRSGSLFSTDELAPFSFRLNQFTGTYESSGPQRGTPRTFEADVTYSRADGVKKRGVIRVNEPLEVDGSKVYLISHGYAPVVTVKDGSGKEVFHGAVPLLPIDNNITSTGVVKVMDGYRDKTGKKVQLGFPAFFVPTFAGKGHGQMFSEFPALAFPALNLSAYHGDLRVDGGLPQNVYQLNTSKMKPFKDANGEIFKKTLLPGETMTLPGGAGSITFEKEIKEWASFQISQQPGNGLALAGAIAAIAGLAGSLFVQRRRVWVRAVRGDDGVTVVEMAGLGRSESAKLPEELADLATTLHDRAPTAPEPTATEPAGEPEPGDEPEPGDEPAPADEGAEK
- a CDS encoding isopenicillin N synthase family dioxygenase: MSEFPASEAAVPVVDLAPWLSGDPAARAATARTVDRALRTAGFLLVTGHGVDPALRAAIRREARDFFHLDARVKAPYAVKVGGRGWLGPGAEANAHAEGAVSPPDLKESLSFASHEPTGDPAVDAEWFLPNTWPAEVPGLRPLVEEYLARMRELSDRLLGLLGEALGEGEDFFTRHTGHPTWGFNINWYPGRDVVGEPEPGQFRIGPHTDFGTVTVLDRQAGRGGLQVFTDDAGWQDAPYDPDAFTVNIGDLMAFWTGGRWRSGRHRVLPPPADVPAEELMSLVYFYECDPGTDVRGTDSHTYLRAQLDAITTA
- a CDS encoding cytochrome c biogenesis CcdA family protein, with protein sequence MYNETVSSGALLLALPIAVLGGLVSFFSPCVLPLVPGYLSYVTGVTGTDLAEARRGRMAAGAALFVLGFSAVFVSGGALFGYFGWTLQAHRETLTTVLGVLMVLMGIFFLGLMPWFTQREFRFHKRPVTGLAGAPLLGALFGIGWTPCIGPTLASVQALAANEASAGRGALLTLAYCLGLGLPFVLAAIAFRKALGAFTWIKRHYAWVMRIGGGMMIVTGLLLLTGAWDALVQEMQGWSAGFQVGI
- a CDS encoding SRPBCC domain-containing protein; translated protein: MADQIPPGTSESHDGSHVLRFVVPLPHPEERVWLALTTPGGLRGWLAEAEVLQNRLGGEVVLRWLNTAPTTLVSGTVTAWDLERVVEYTLQTHGRARFHLEPGGGPRATVLRFTNEFRGTEDFRLDCLAGWHDHFLYLADSLDGHLADWPSWSRARWQELRDQYEARDFDAS